Proteins encoded together in one Deinococcus irradiatisoli window:
- the rpiA gene encoding ribose 5-phosphate isomerase A: MAYLEALKKEAAIRAVQLAQSGMHLGLGTGSTAKYAIEELGRKVAAGELRDLTCVATSEASDALARSLGLTVGPLTPQPFDLAIDGADEITPDVDLIKGLGGALVREKLVEVQARRLVIVADYTKLVTRLGEKAPLPIEVLRFGVQSTLERLRRLGAVGELRQAGSELYVTDNGNFIFDARFVGPQGQGADLAALERDLKGTLGVVETGLFLGLAERAFVAAPDGVQEVVRR, encoded by the coding sequence GTGGCCTACCTCGAAGCGCTCAAGAAGGAAGCGGCCATCCGGGCAGTGCAGCTGGCCCAAAGCGGCATGCACCTGGGCCTGGGCACCGGCAGCACCGCCAAGTACGCCATCGAGGAACTGGGGCGCAAGGTGGCCGCCGGCGAGCTGAGGGACCTGACCTGCGTGGCGACCTCCGAGGCGAGCGACGCGCTGGCCCGCTCGCTGGGCCTGACGGTGGGGCCGCTGACGCCGCAGCCGTTCGATCTGGCGATCGACGGGGCCGACGAGATCACCCCCGACGTGGACCTGATCAAGGGGCTGGGCGGAGCGCTGGTACGAGAGAAACTGGTGGAGGTGCAGGCCCGGCGACTGGTGATCGTCGCCGATTACACCAAGCTGGTGACGCGGTTGGGCGAGAAAGCGCCCTTGCCGATCGAGGTGCTGCGTTTCGGGGTTCAGAGCACCCTGGAGCGCTTGAGGCGTCTGGGCGCGGTGGGCGAGCTGAGACAGGCTGGCAGCGAGCTGTACGTCACCGACAACGGCAACTTCATCTTCGACGCCCGCTTCGTGGGGCCGCAGGGCCAGGGCGCCGACCTCGCCGCGCTGGAGCGTGACCTCAAGGGCACCCTGGGCGTGGTCGAGACCGGGCTGTTTCTGGGCCTGGCCGAGCGGGCCTTCGTCGCCGCGCCGGACGGCGTGCAGGAAGTCGTGCGCCGCTGA
- a CDS encoding peroxiredoxin, translating into MTAPEVPSEAPKLKPGDAFPAFELPDAQGQTHRLGDFAGQYLVLYVYPKDNTPGCTKEACDFRDNLTLRSLGAQILGLSMDDAQSHQQFAEEYSLPFPLLSDPEADFLKGIGAYGTKNMYGKVSQGIKRTTFLVGPDGRLVKAWYAVSVDGHAEAVARAIQADQAGA; encoded by the coding sequence ATGACTGCTCCCGAAGTTCCCAGCGAAGCGCCCAAGCTCAAGCCCGGCGACGCCTTTCCCGCCTTTGAACTGCCCGACGCCCAGGGCCAGACACACCGCCTCGGCGACTTCGCCGGCCAGTACCTGGTGCTGTACGTCTATCCCAAAGACAACACACCCGGCTGCACCAAGGAAGCCTGCGATTTCCGCGACAACCTGACCTTGCGCTCGCTGGGCGCGCAGATTCTGGGCCTGAGCATGGACGACGCCCAGAGCCACCAGCAGTTCGCCGAGGAGTACAGCCTGCCGTTTCCGCTGCTCTCGGACCCGGAGGCCGACTTCCTGAAGGGCATCGGCGCCTACGGCACCAAGAACATGTACGGCAAGGTGTCGCAGGGCATCAAGCGCACCACCTTCCTGGTCGGTCCGGACGGCAGGCTGGTCAAGGCCTGGTACGCCGTGAGCGTGGACGGCCACGCCGAGGCGGTGGCCCGCGCCATTCAGGCCGATCAGGCCGGAGCGTAG
- the dgt gene encoding dGTP triphosphohydrolase: MADPHGEDHARIIHSYAFRRLQGKTQVLGIGSGDFYRTRLTHSLEVAELGRAMLDGLQRRAASQRADWQAYLPSRTLLANICLAHDLGHPPFGHAGERTLDAAMRDLGLPNLDGFEANGQTLRLLSTLETGPESGNFGLNLTRRLLLGVLKYPVAYAQAPHPGTRPPKCYLGSEQAVVDWILAPLGFSDRAAFTAPNRRSRSFDCRLMELADDAAYGVYDLEDCVNLGLIVRGDWEGLLAGAPELRDFPALPGWADLVFSEDESERKRGVATLSRALVDGVELRWQGQFGEPLLDLSADFTPEAQALQTFLTALVWRRVIDTPQVRGPEAEAAAQLRALFTAIQAEPQRWLGAESRRRYAQAASDAERVRVVCDYLAGMTDSYALRQAQRLSPHP, translated from the coding sequence GTGGCCGATCCGCACGGTGAGGACCACGCCCGGATCATTCACAGCTACGCTTTTCGCCGCCTGCAGGGCAAGACCCAGGTGCTGGGCATCGGCAGCGGCGATTTCTACCGCACCCGCCTGACCCACAGCCTGGAAGTCGCCGAACTCGGCCGGGCCATGCTGGACGGGTTGCAGCGCCGCGCGGCGAGTCAGCGGGCCGACTGGCAGGCCTACCTGCCCAGCCGCACCCTGCTGGCCAACATCTGCCTGGCCCACGATCTGGGCCACCCGCCGTTCGGCCACGCCGGAGAGCGCACCCTCGACGCGGCCATGCGCGACCTGGGCCTGCCCAACCTCGACGGCTTCGAGGCCAACGGTCAGACGCTGCGCCTGCTCTCGACTCTGGAAACCGGACCGGAGAGCGGGAATTTCGGCCTCAACCTGACCCGGCGGCTGCTGCTGGGCGTGCTGAAGTACCCGGTGGCCTACGCGCAGGCGCCGCATCCGGGCACGCGCCCGCCGAAGTGCTACCTGGGCAGCGAGCAGGCGGTGGTGGACTGGATTCTGGCGCCGCTGGGCTTCTCCGACCGGGCCGCTTTCACGGCTCCAAATCGGCGCAGCCGCAGTTTCGATTGCCGCCTGATGGAACTGGCCGACGACGCCGCCTACGGCGTGTACGACCTGGAAGACTGCGTGAATCTGGGCCTGATCGTGCGCGGCGACTGGGAAGGGTTGCTGGCCGGCGCTCCCGAACTGCGGGACTTCCCGGCGCTGCCGGGCTGGGCCGATCTGGTGTTCAGTGAGGACGAGTCCGAGCGCAAACGCGGGGTGGCGACCTTGTCGCGGGCGCTGGTGGACGGCGTGGAGCTTCGCTGGCAGGGGCAATTCGGCGAGCCGCTGCTCGACCTCAGCGCCGACTTCACGCCTGAGGCCCAGGCCCTGCAAACGTTTCTGACGGCGCTGGTGTGGCGCAGGGTCATCGACACGCCGCAAGTGCGCGGGCCGGAAGCCGAGGCCGCCGCGCAGCTGCGGGCCTTGTTCACCGCGATTCAAGCTGAGCCGCAACGCTGGCTGGGGGCCGAGTCGCGCCGCCGCTATGCCCAGGCCGCCAGCGACGCCGAGCGCGTCCGCGTGGTCTGCGACTATCTGGCCGGCATGACCGACAGTTACGCGCTGAGGCAGGCCCAGCGCCTCTCGCCGCATCCCTGA
- a CDS encoding ImmA/IrrE family metallo-endopeptidase — protein sequence MSDEAGLPHSAAPHPEAPEAEAFRARMRALARDYAAALPALDTHSLMEGELLRAQDVRLEFMPMGERDGAYDPENKVILINSLSRPERQRFTLAHEISHALLLSDDDLLSDLHDTYEGERLESMIETLCNVGASGILISDALMEEVLQRHGPSARALAELVRRADVSGSAALYALSEAASGQVIFAVCAPSGRGEARQLTVRVGGSTAGVKYPLRPGTPIPDEHPVQIAFETGLEINVKSYVPFRSGRKMPAWVGVYPDGSGRRVFASFNLDPASYSGA from the coding sequence GTGAGCGACGAGGCCGGTCTGCCCCACAGCGCTGCTCCCCACCCCGAGGCTCCCGAGGCCGAAGCGTTCCGGGCCAGGATGCGGGCGCTGGCCCGCGACTACGCCGCCGCCCTGCCGGCCCTCGACACCCACAGCCTGATGGAAGGCGAGTTGCTGCGCGCCCAGGACGTGCGCCTGGAATTCATGCCGATGGGCGAGCGCGACGGCGCCTACGACCCGGAAAACAAGGTCATCCTGATCAACTCGCTCTCTCGGCCCGAACGCCAGCGCTTCACCCTGGCCCACGAGATCAGCCACGCCTTGCTGCTCAGCGACGACGACCTGCTCAGCGACCTGCACGACACCTACGAGGGCGAGCGGCTGGAGAGCATGATCGAGACGCTGTGCAACGTGGGCGCCTCGGGCATCCTGATTTCCGACGCCCTGATGGAGGAAGTGCTCCAGCGCCACGGCCCCAGCGCCCGCGCCCTGGCCGAGCTGGTGCGCCGCGCCGACGTGAGCGGCAGCGCCGCGCTCTACGCCCTGTCGGAAGCGGCCAGCGGACAGGTCATCTTCGCGGTGTGCGCGCCCAGCGGCCGGGGCGAGGCCCGCCAGCTCACCGTGCGGGTGGGCGGCTCGACGGCGGGCGTCAAGTACCCGCTCAGGCCCGGCACGCCGATTCCCGACGAGCACCCGGTGCAGATCGCCTTCGAGACCGGGCTGGAAATCAACGTCAAGAGCTACGTGCCGTTTCGCTCCGGGCGCAAGATGCCGGCCTGGGTCGGGGTGTATCCCGACGGCAGCGGGCGGCGGGTGTTCGCCAGCTTCAACCTCGATCCGGCCAGTTACAGTGGAGCCTGA
- a CDS encoding acyl-CoA-binding protein has protein sequence MSLSFEQARAESQNLPKKPDNATLLRLYALYKQGSQGDVTGERPGGFDFVGGAKYDAWAALKGKPQADAQAEYAALVEQLQQG, from the coding sequence ATGAGCCTTTCGTTTGAGCAGGCCCGCGCCGAATCCCAGAACCTGCCGAAAAAGCCGGACAACGCCACCTTGCTGCGCCTCTACGCCCTGTACAAGCAGGGCAGCCAGGGCGACGTGACGGGCGAGCGTCCCGGCGGGTTCGATTTCGTCGGCGGGGCCAAGTACGACGCCTGGGCCGCGCTGAAAGGCAAGCCCCAGGCCGACGCGCAGGCCGAGTACGCCGCGCTGGTCGAGCAGCTCCAGCAGGGCTGA
- a CDS encoding LysR substrate-binding domain-containing protein, whose translation MELRHLRHFVALAEEEHFGRAAERVFVVQQALSNSIKNLEDEVGVPLVLRTTRRVQLTPAGREFLAAARATLEQADQVIERARRAARGEVGRLTLGFVSGLAFGGLPEVVRTFRELYPNVSVALQELTAQEQEAGLRAGQLDIGLMLLPVRDPAFASEALWRQELVGALPSSHPLTSRERLTVADFAQEAFVFFPRHIRATYYDQVMRWCASAGFAPRIVQEAIEVPTLLSLVAAGLGVFLPIRFFERLSLPGVTYRRVEGAPIVDIVAVWRRQDDPPVVRAFLQVARSVLAAERVGEG comes from the coding sequence ATGGAACTTCGCCACCTGCGCCATTTCGTTGCCCTCGCCGAGGAGGAGCATTTCGGCCGCGCCGCCGAGCGGGTCTTCGTGGTGCAGCAGGCCTTATCTAACTCGATCAAGAACCTCGAGGATGAGGTCGGCGTGCCGCTGGTGCTGCGGACCACCCGGCGGGTGCAGCTCACCCCGGCCGGGCGCGAGTTTCTGGCGGCGGCCCGCGCCACCCTGGAACAGGCCGATCAGGTGATCGAGCGTGCCCGCCGGGCCGCCCGCGGCGAGGTGGGACGCCTGACGCTGGGCTTCGTCTCGGGGCTGGCCTTCGGCGGCCTGCCGGAAGTGGTGCGCACCTTCCGTGAGCTGTACCCCAACGTCAGCGTGGCCTTGCAGGAACTCACCGCCCAGGAGCAGGAAGCTGGGCTGCGGGCCGGGCAGCTCGACATCGGGCTGATGCTGCTGCCGGTGCGCGATCCGGCCTTCGCGTCCGAGGCGCTGTGGCGCCAGGAACTGGTGGGGGCGCTGCCGAGTTCGCACCCGCTGACCTCACGCGAGCGCCTGACCGTTGCCGACTTCGCCCAGGAAGCGTTCGTGTTCTTTCCGCGCCACATTCGCGCCACCTACTACGATCAGGTGATGCGCTGGTGCGCCTCGGCGGGGTTCGCGCCACGCATCGTGCAGGAAGCCATCGAGGTGCCGACCCTGCTGTCCCTGGTGGCGGCGGGGCTGGGCGTCTTTTTGCCGATCCGCTTTTTCGAACGCCTCTCGCTGCCGGGCGTGACCTACCGCCGCGTCGAGGGCGCGCCGATCGTGGACATCGTGGCGGTGTGGCGCCGCCAGGACGACCCCCCGGTGGTGCGGGCCTTCTTGCAGGTGGCCCGCAGTGTGCTGGCCGCCGAGCGGGTCGGGGAGGGCTGA
- the aceE gene encoding pyruvate dehydrogenase (acetyl-transferring), homodimeric type, giving the protein MTQTHPRADLPAPEREKLNEIEKQEWLDSLAFVMANAGDERAAQLLEDLDYYAYFHGAPIQFKQNTPYLNTIDVDKQPQYPGDLALELKIRNIVRWNAVAMVVKANKASDGIGGHLASYASTAELLEVGFNHFFRGHGAGPNRDLIFYQGHTSPGIYSRSFLEGRFDEGRLNRFRRELSKDGPGLPSYPHPWLMPDYWEFPTVSMGLGPIQAIYQARFIKYLENRKLKPVGDAKVWAFLGDGEMDEPQSIGALRFAAYENLDNLIFVLNANLQRLDGPVRANSKVIQEFEALFRGAGWNVIKVVWDSKWDELLSKDYNGTIVKRFEQLVDGESQRYAAFGGKELREKFFNSPELQALIEGWSDADLELLNRGGHDVSKIYAAYSAAVQHKGSPTVIIARTVKGYALGESAMARNVAHQVKKLDFDALKTLRDTLKLPLSDEQVEHLEYYHPGPDSPEVKYVQERRAALGGDLPARVVSYPTPTVPGQDFYQEFTKGSGERQVSTTMALVQVISKLLRDKEIGKLIVPIVPDEARTFGMDALVPRIGIYSPRGQTYTPVDSGSLMAYKESKDGQMLEEGITEDGAMASWIAAGTAYANHGVPTIPFYVFYSMFGLQRVGDLVWAAADQKSKGFLIGATAGRTTLAGEGLQHQDGNSLLQGYVVPNMKLYDPAFAYELAAIVEDGIKKMYVDNQDIFYYIMVDNENEVQPAAPDVENLHDAIVRGLYRFQKSESKAKLRAQLLASGPAMGAAQEAVKLLEGYGVAADLWSVTSYKELHQEALEVQRRNMLHPTETPQVSYVAQQLSKDNAPGVLVSVSDYVKLGADGLNGHLDRKLWTLGTDGFGRSEAREELRDFFEVDARHVTVMTLYALLRDGKIKGEVVQKAITDFGIDPERLSPVVR; this is encoded by the coding sequence ATGACACAGACCCACCCCCGCGCCGACCTTCCCGCCCCCGAGCGCGAGAAGCTCAACGAAATCGAAAAGCAGGAATGGCTCGACTCGCTGGCCTTCGTGATGGCCAACGCCGGTGACGAACGCGCCGCGCAGCTGCTCGAGGACCTCGATTACTACGCCTACTTTCACGGCGCGCCGATTCAGTTCAAGCAGAACACGCCGTATCTCAACACCATCGACGTCGACAAACAGCCCCAGTACCCCGGCGATCTGGCGCTCGAACTCAAAATCCGCAACATCGTCCGCTGGAACGCCGTGGCGATGGTGGTCAAGGCCAACAAGGCCTCCGACGGCATCGGCGGCCACCTTGCCAGCTACGCCAGCACCGCCGAACTGCTGGAAGTGGGCTTCAACCACTTCTTTCGGGGCCACGGCGCCGGTCCCAACCGCGACCTGATCTTCTACCAGGGCCACACCTCGCCGGGCATTTACAGCCGCAGCTTTCTGGAGGGCCGCTTCGACGAGGGCCGCCTCAACCGCTTCCGGCGCGAGCTGAGCAAGGACGGCCCCGGCCTGCCGAGCTACCCGCACCCATGGCTGATGCCGGACTACTGGGAATTCCCGACCGTCAGCATGGGCCTCGGGCCGATTCAGGCGATCTATCAGGCCCGCTTTATCAAGTACCTGGAAAACCGCAAGCTCAAGCCGGTGGGCGACGCCAAGGTGTGGGCCTTCCTGGGCGACGGCGAAATGGACGAGCCGCAGAGCATCGGCGCGCTGAGGTTTGCCGCCTACGAGAACCTCGACAACCTGATCTTCGTGCTCAACGCCAATTTGCAGCGCCTCGACGGCCCGGTGCGTGCCAACTCCAAGGTGATTCAGGAGTTCGAGGCGCTGTTCCGGGGCGCCGGCTGGAACGTCATCAAGGTGGTCTGGGACAGCAAGTGGGACGAGCTGCTGAGCAAGGACTACAACGGCACCATCGTCAAGCGCTTCGAGCAGCTCGTCGACGGTGAATCGCAGCGCTACGCGGCGTTCGGCGGCAAGGAGCTGCGCGAGAAGTTCTTCAACTCGCCGGAGCTTCAGGCCCTGATCGAGGGCTGGAGCGACGCCGATCTGGAACTGCTCAACCGGGGCGGCCACGACGTAAGCAAAATCTACGCCGCCTACTCGGCCGCCGTGCAGCACAAGGGCAGCCCCACCGTGATCATCGCCCGCACCGTCAAGGGCTACGCGCTGGGCGAGAGCGCCATGGCCCGCAACGTGGCCCACCAGGTCAAGAAACTCGATTTCGACGCCTTAAAGACCCTGCGCGATACCCTCAAGCTGCCGCTGAGCGACGAGCAGGTCGAGCACCTGGAGTACTACCACCCCGGCCCCGATTCGCCGGAAGTCAAGTACGTGCAGGAGCGCCGCGCCGCGCTGGGCGGCGACCTGCCCGCGCGGGTGGTGAGCTACCCCACCCCCACCGTGCCGGGCCAGGACTTCTACCAGGAATTCACCAAGGGCAGCGGCGAGCGGCAGGTCAGCACCACCATGGCGCTGGTGCAGGTCATCAGCAAGCTGCTGCGCGACAAGGAGATCGGCAAGCTGATCGTGCCGATCGTACCGGACGAGGCGCGCACCTTCGGCATGGACGCGCTGGTGCCGCGCATCGGCATCTACTCGCCGCGCGGCCAGACCTATACCCCGGTGGACAGCGGTTCCCTGATGGCCTACAAGGAGTCCAAGGACGGCCAGATGCTCGAGGAAGGCATCACCGAGGACGGCGCGATGGCCTCGTGGATCGCCGCCGGCACCGCCTACGCCAACCACGGCGTGCCGACGATTCCCTTTTACGTGTTCTACTCGATGTTCGGCCTTCAGCGGGTGGGCGATCTGGTGTGGGCCGCCGCCGACCAGAAGAGCAAGGGCTTTCTGATCGGGGCCACCGCCGGGCGCACCACCCTGGCCGGCGAGGGGTTGCAACACCAGGACGGCAACAGCCTGCTGCAGGGCTACGTGGTGCCGAACATGAAGCTCTACGACCCGGCCTTCGCCTACGAGCTGGCGGCCATCGTCGAGGACGGCATCAAGAAGATGTACGTGGACAACCAGGACATCTTCTACTACATCATGGTGGACAACGAAAACGAGGTGCAGCCGGCCGCGCCGGACGTGGAGAACCTGCACGACGCGATCGTCCGGGGCCTCTACCGCTTCCAGAAATCGGAAAGCAAGGCCAAGCTGCGCGCCCAGCTGCTCGCCAGCGGCCCGGCGATGGGCGCGGCGCAGGAAGCGGTCAAGCTGCTCGAAGGCTACGGCGTGGCCGCCGACCTGTGGAGCGTGACGAGTTACAAGGAACTGCACCAGGAAGCGCTGGAAGTGCAGCGGCGCAACATGCTGCACCCCACCGAAACGCCGCAGGTGAGCTACGTGGCCCAGCAGCTGAGCAAGGACAACGCGCCGGGCGTGCTGGTGTCGGTCAGCGATTACGTGAAGCTCGGCGCCGACGGCCTCAACGGGCACCTCGACCGCAAGCTGTGGACGCTGGGCACCGACGGCTTCGGGCGCAGCGAGGCCAGAGAAGAACTGCGCGACTTCTTCGAGGTGGACGCCCGCCACGTCACGGTGATGACGCTCTACGCCCTGCTGCGCGACGGCAAGATCAAGGGCGAGGTGGTGCAGAAAGCCATTACCGACTTCGGCATCGACCCCGAACGGCTCTCGCCCGTCGTGCGCTGA
- the aceF gene encoding dihydrolipoyllysine-residue acetyltransferase → MATDIKLPEVGDNIEQGTVVSVLVKVGDTIEAGQAIIEIETDKAVVEVPAEAGGTVAEIKVNVGDSVPVGGVILTLGSGAATPQQGVPAASPSEGGGDEAMQVDSAPVATPTAVQQPTPDQSAPAPTSGGAGAEQDVVLPDVGDNIEQGTVVTVLVSEGDTVSEGQAIVELETDKAVVEVPSSTAGTVTSVKVKVGDSVKIGGVLLTLGGGAAAPATSAPSPAPAAQTAPAPAPASGGSDNITEQPKLPPAAQKGGAIGATAPAPGTYNTQTFDGRDVVHAAPSVRRLARELGVDIHRVQGGGVAGRISAEDVQRAAQGSPSPAQASAPTPTPPPASAAPTPAAPSAPASGSTSLPNFEKWGTVRREDMSGIRKATVRSMSASTSIPMVTHFDKADVTRMEEVRKQFGARVEKAGGKLTMTHILMKVVANTLRKFPKFGASLDLENQQVIYKDYVNLGVAVDTPNGLLVPVLKNADRLSITEMVLELNELAGRARERKLKPDEMQGATFTISNLGGIGGYAFTPIVNAPEVAILGVSRGGFEPVWNKETGTFEPRNMLPLSLSYDHRLIDGADAARFVRAIAESLEDPFLISL, encoded by the coding sequence ATGGCCACAGACATCAAACTCCCCGAAGTGGGCGACAATATCGAGCAGGGCACGGTGGTCAGCGTGCTGGTCAAGGTGGGCGACACCATCGAGGCCGGACAGGCGATCATCGAGATCGAAACCGACAAGGCGGTGGTCGAGGTTCCGGCCGAAGCCGGCGGCACGGTGGCCGAGATCAAGGTAAATGTCGGTGACAGCGTGCCGGTGGGCGGCGTGATTCTGACGCTGGGCAGCGGCGCGGCGACCCCCCAGCAGGGCGTGCCGGCCGCTTCGCCGAGCGAGGGCGGCGGCGACGAGGCCATGCAGGTGGACTCCGCGCCGGTGGCGACCCCGACCGCCGTGCAGCAGCCCACCCCCGACCAGAGCGCCCCGGCCCCGACCTCTGGCGGCGCGGGCGCCGAGCAGGACGTGGTGCTGCCGGACGTGGGCGACAACATCGAGCAGGGCACGGTGGTCACGGTACTGGTGAGCGAGGGCGACACCGTGAGCGAGGGGCAGGCCATCGTCGAACTCGAAACCGACAAGGCGGTGGTGGAAGTGCCGTCGAGCACGGCGGGCACCGTGACTTCGGTGAAGGTCAAGGTGGGCGATTCCGTCAAGATCGGCGGGGTGCTGCTGACCCTCGGCGGCGGCGCAGCGGCTCCGGCGACCAGCGCCCCGTCTCCGGCTCCAGCGGCCCAGACCGCACCAGCCCCTGCACCGGCCTCGGGAGGCAGCGACAACATCACCGAGCAGCCGAAATTGCCGCCCGCCGCCCAGAAAGGCGGGGCCATCGGCGCCACCGCCCCGGCACCCGGCACGTACAACACCCAGACCTTCGACGGCCGGGACGTCGTGCATGCCGCGCCCAGCGTGCGGCGGCTGGCCCGTGAACTCGGCGTGGACATTCACCGGGTCCAGGGCGGCGGCGTGGCCGGACGCATCAGCGCCGAGGACGTGCAGCGTGCGGCCCAGGGCAGCCCCAGCCCAGCCCAGGCGAGCGCTCCCACGCCAACGCCGCCGCCTGCCAGCGCGGCTCCCACCCCTGCTGCCCCGAGCGCCCCTGCTTCAGGCTCCACCTCCCTGCCCAACTTCGAGAAATGGGGGACGGTACGCCGCGAGGACATGTCAGGCATCCGCAAGGCAACGGTGCGCAGCATGAGCGCTTCGACCAGCATTCCGATGGTCACGCACTTCGACAAGGCCGACGTGACCCGCATGGAAGAGGTGCGCAAGCAGTTCGGCGCGCGGGTGGAAAAAGCCGGCGGCAAGCTGACCATGACCCACATCCTGATGAAGGTCGTGGCCAACACCCTGCGCAAGTTCCCCAAGTTCGGCGCCAGTCTCGACCTGGAAAACCAGCAGGTGATCTACAAGGACTACGTCAACCTCGGCGTGGCGGTGGACACCCCCAACGGCCTGCTGGTACCGGTGCTGAAAAACGCCGACCGGCTGAGCATTACCGAGATGGTGCTGGAACTCAATGAGCTGGCTGGACGTGCCCGCGAGCGCAAGCTCAAGCCCGACGAGATGCAGGGCGCGACCTTTACCATCTCCAACCTCGGCGGCATCGGCGGCTACGCCTTCACGCCGATCGTCAACGCGCCGGAAGTGGCGATCCTGGGCGTGTCGAGAGGCGGCTTCGAGCCGGTGTGGAACAAGGAGACCGGCACCTTCGAGCCGCGCAACATGCTGCCGCTCTCGCTGAGCTACGACCACCGCCTGATCGACGGCGCCGACGCCGCGCGCTTCGTTCGTGCCATTGCCGAGAGCCTGGAAGACCCGTTCCTGATCTCGCTGTAA
- a CDS encoding DinB family protein produces MNEDLRTFYSWVKAAREQLFTWAASLPAEVYTRKSPDFAYGSLRNVQAHIADCYLVWVGTCGLQQTERPFDTSAAQDVAGMRRVYAQLDQMLERAFEQFTQPDEPMDIQFRNEMLQVTQRWLILHPITHEFHHKGQMLTMGRMLGWPYPPGPDTDLALPISGNAD; encoded by the coding sequence ATGAACGAAGACCTGCGGACCTTCTACAGCTGGGTGAAGGCGGCGCGAGAGCAGCTGTTCACCTGGGCAGCGTCGCTCCCCGCCGAGGTGTACACCCGAAAATCCCCTGACTTCGCTTACGGCAGCTTGCGAAACGTCCAGGCCCATATCGCCGACTGTTACCTGGTGTGGGTCGGGACCTGCGGCTTACAGCAGACCGAGCGGCCCTTCGACACTTCGGCCGCGCAGGACGTCGCCGGCATGCGCCGGGTCTACGCCCAGCTGGACCAGATGCTGGAGCGGGCCTTCGAGCAGTTCACGCAGCCTGACGAACCCATGGACATCCAGTTCCGGAATGAAATGCTGCAGGTCACGCAACGGTGGCTGATCCTGCACCCCATCACCCACGAGTTTCATCACAAGGGCCAGATGCTGACGATGGGCCGTATGCTCGGCTGGCCTTACCCGCCCGGCCCGGACACCGATCTGGCCCTGCCCATCAGCGGGAATGCTGACTGA